A window from Vespa velutina chromosome 13, iVesVel2.1, whole genome shotgun sequence encodes these proteins:
- the LOC124953801 gene encoding uncharacterized protein LOC124953801 isoform X7, which yields MMDTEEADIAQLCAQNIVLWQHFLEAFSGREAVHQHLARIHHQLRVKRFAEGFFVLENPRMSAAGCYDANYQSYQAVSETARRSRYLASLPPLPVHCPELDGDLHSLPLIFEDQYADMQQRHRNSIPSMDDCSCGIAAILESRSMGIWSPRSEGAAQDIGAMQARFATSPSTLPARHSKSLDQLGPEMAPLQPRSSPKTLPRSVSTQLFPKQRGGIRNATPPATVPSRGGRPRSTVPSGNTLLPPSGQQQACSAPNPSLSSTPVIPLPRAKSTQMLVQNRQQVDPQSASIGSLLVAMFPELPSDTRLPGYRPSGKSCEQNLTVPSYIRTLDLAQLADCLNTESKSSQISEDFHSLDTRRIRLEPRSHRLLNRQGLTGNDQNNFPLGKSGANVDGLLREQQPLHTATLDRITYRGNGRKQAHQTGGKYNQTNGLESRRYHTIGKTGSGHGQRNREMQNSMNGTTLTSSHSLLMEPLYRVSNYSSTTTDSFFYRTNGTSGRTRDETDRPKRPKSTDRLVDEVERNECCEFRRERTKRKDERVTKSPRNGVTLSCYMEEKQQKRGQREKKTIESPNEPLYEVITLKVEPKRETRVERRRDKHGRRPHSAPVLDTERPPEDVRKCAHRNRKAAPPPPAYQDPAMAPLPKYRHPPPAPTTSVLEVENNNKIILKVEPIKSPIEISVTNGKTPSSEISSTGEQPPNVKRLRCASVPVAQNKIVVPRSAVSLPCMPIRDSKDSLSNNHPVIPNPLSPPSTRPSSPTTSSSSSNLTSECSGWVSSGDTSSSEQRRNARLSSEQLRQKLSKIVPRKKSPAKESSPIEHSYEEVRLPPPKMFQDEPPPPEEFRDPPVPIDNPLYHVYETVKRTRSPKRNKTAPCSPQRSRENAYGAGRDICLDCYQEGKELLQSTQDDLINFKKCKEEFKRQMSFSGRIYRERKEAQYRFHKRARSFGYGDLLTPSSIQPLRSNVPLSDYPSLASTLPYFHISDEYRLFSPEGAHLIVCVHGLDGNAADLRLVKTYLELGLPGAHLDFLMSEKNQGDTFSDFDTMTDRLVAEIRHHIEISGLNPTKVSFIGHSLGTIIIRSALTRPQLRPLLPRLHTFLSLSGPHLGTLYNTSGLVNAGMWFMQKWKKSGSLLQLAMKDAPDVRRSFMFRLSQKSNLQKFKHVLLCGSAQDRYVPLHSARIELCKAAVRDPSDQGAAYREMVQNILYPVMSASGVSLVRYDVHHALPPTANALIGRAAHIAVLDSELFIEKFLLVAGLKYFR from the exons ATGATGGATACGGAAGAGGCAGATATAGCTCAACTATGCGCACAAAATATCGTCCTCTGGCAACACTTTCTGGAAGCTTTCTCTGGTCGCGAAGCTGTGCATCAACATCTCGCTAGGATTCATCATCAGTTGAGA GTCAAACGCTTCGCCGAGGGTTTCTTCGTATTGGAAAATCCAAGAATGTCGGCGGCGGGCTGTTACGACGCAAATTATCAATCGTATCAGGCTGTGAGCGAGACCGCACGAAGATCGCGTTATCTCGCCTCGCTGCCACCGTTGCCGGTACATTGCCCGGAATTGGACGGCGATCTTCATTCGTTGCCTTTAATATTCGAGGATCAATATGCCGACATGCAGCAGAGACACAGAAACAGTA TTCCCAGCATGGACGATTGCAGCTGTGGGATCGCCGCGATTTTGGAGTCCAGGTCTATGGGTATCTGGTCGCCGAGAAGCGAAGGTGCTGCGCAGGATATTGGAGCGATGCAGGCTCGTTTCGCGACCAGCCCTTCGACATTGCCGGCCAGGCATAGCAAGTCTCTCGATCAGCTGGGCCCCGAAATGGCGCCGTTGCAGCCAAGGTCGTCTCCTAAGACATTACCCAG ATCGGTCTCGACGCAATTATTTCCCAAACAACGTGGCGGAATTAGAAATGCGACCCCGCCAGCGACGGTTCCGTCGAGAGGAGGAAGGCCAAGGTCAACGGTACCGTCCGGCAACACCCTCTTACCACCGTCCGGACAGCAGCAGGCATGTTCGGCGCCAAATCCATCGTTGAGTTCCACTCCGGTGATACCTCTTCCTCGTGCCAAATCCACGCAGATGTTGGTGCAAAATCGGCAACAAGTCGATCCGCAATCCGCGTCCATCGGTTCGCTCCTTGTGGCGATGTTTCCCGAGCTACCGTCGGACACTCGACTCCCTGGCTATCGGCCGTCCGGTAAATCCTGCGAACAGAATCTAACGGTACCCTCCTATATCAGAACGTTGGACTTGGCCCAGCTGGCCGATTGCTTGAATACCGAGAGCAAATCTTCACAAATCTCCGAAG ACTTTCACTCTTTGGACACCAGGAGGATACGATTGGAGCCAAGGAGTCATCGATTGTTGAATCGCCAAGGTCTTACCGGCAACGATCAAAACAATTTTCCTCTTGGCAAGTCGGGTGCAAACGTTGATGGTTTATTGCGCGAACAACAGCCTCTTCACACGGCCACTCTCGACAGGATAACATATCGTGGAAATGGCAGAAAGCAGGCACATCAAACAGGTGGTAAATACAATCAAACGAACGGATTGGAATCACGACGTTATCACACAATCGGAAAAACTGGCTCGGGTCATGGACAACGCAATCGGGAAATGCAGAATTCGATGAACGGTACGACCCTGACGAGCAGTCATTCGTTGCTGATGGAACCGTTGTACAGAGTATCGAATTACTCCTCGACCACTACGGATTCGttcttttatcgaacgaacggCACCAGCGGCCGTACCCGCGACGAGACTGATCGACCAAAGAGACCAAAGAGTACCGACAGACTCGTCGATGAGGTTGAGAGGAACGAATGTTGCGAGtttaggagagagagaacgaaacggAAAGATGAGAGAGTGACAAAGTCACCACGAAACGGTGTAACTTTGTCTTGTTACATGGAGGAGAAACAGCAGAAGCGAGGTCAACGCGAAAAGAAAACTATCGAATCACCTAACGAGCCTCTCTACGAGGTAATTACGCTCAAGGTCGAACCAAAGAGGGAAACGCGCgttgaaagaagaagggataAGCACGGTAGGAGGCCACATTCCGCTCCCGTTCTCGACACCGAACGTCCACCCGAGGACGTTAGAAAGTGTGCGCATAGGAACAGGAAGGCCGCACCACCGCCTCCGGCTTATCAAGATCCGGCTATGGCACCTTTGCCCAAGTATCGTCATCCACCGCCAGCGCCTACGACCAGTGTCCTCGAAGTTGAGAACAACAATAAGATCATTCTGAAG GTTGAACCGATAAAGTCCCCGATCGAGATATCGGTTACGAACGGGAAAACGCCATCGTCCGAGATTTCAAGTACCGGTGAACAGCCGCCCAATGTGAAAAGACTGAGGTGTGCCAGCGTACCCGTGGCACAGAACAAAATCGTAGTCCCGCGTAGCGCCGTTTCGCTACCATGCATGCCGATACGCGATAGCAAAGATAGCCTTAGTAACAATCATCCCGTCATTCCAAATCCCCTTAGTCCGCCGTCCACTCGACCGAGTAGTCCTACGACGAGTTCGAGCTCTAGCAACTTGACGTCCGAGTGTTCTGGTTGGGTCAGCAGCGGCGACACGTCTAGCTCGGAACAAAGGCGTAACGCGAGATTGTCCAGCGAGCAGTTGCGTCAGAAGCTTTCCAAGATCGTACCGAGGAAAAAGAGTCCGGCAAAGGAGAGTAGTCCGATCGAACATTCTTACGAGGAAGTTAGATTGCCGCCACCCAAGATGTTCCAGGACGAGCCACCACCTCCCGAAGAGTTTCGTGATCCACCAGTCCCTATCGACAATCCTCTTTATCACGTTTACGAGACGGTAAAGAGAACTCGGAGTCCCAAGCGAAACAAGACGGCACCCTGTAGTCCTCAACGTAGTCGGGAAAATGCATACGGTGCTGGTAGGGACATCTGTTTGGATTGTTATCAAGAAGGCAAGGAACTTTTGCAGAGCACACAGGACGACTTgatcaattttaaaaaatgcaaGGAGGAGTTTAAGCGACAGATGAGCTTCTCTGGAAGGATTTATAG AGAACGCAAGGAAGCGCAGTATCGCTTCCATAAGCGTGCCCGTTCTTTCGGATACGGTGACCTTCTGACCCCGTCGTCGATTCAACCTCTAAGATCGAATGTGCCTCTTAGCGATTACCCGAGTCTGGCCTCGACCTTGCCGTATTTCCACATCAGCGACGAGTACCGACTCTTCTCGCCGGAAGGTGCTCATCTAATCGTTTGCGTACACGGGCTCGATGGTAATGCGGCTGATCTACGTCTCGTCAAGACTTATCTCGAATTGGGTCTACCTGGGGCACACTTGGACTTTCTCATGTCCGAAAAGAATCAA GGTGATACCTTTTCGGACTTTGACACGATGACGGATAGACTAGTAGCTGAGATTCGTCATCATATCGAAATATCGGGCTTGAATCCAACGAAAGTGAGCTTCATTGGGCACTCTCTGGGGACCATCATCATACGAAGTGCTCTAACGCGACCACAACTTCGGCCATTACTTCCTCGTTTGCATACCTTCCTTAGTTTAAGCGGACCTCATTTAGGCACTCTTTATAATACCAGTGGATTGGTTAATGCTG GTATGTGGTTCATgcaaaaatggaaaaagtcCGGATCGTTGCTCCAACTGGCGATGAAGGACGCGCCAGATGTCAGGCGTTCCTTCATGTTTCGTTTAAGTCAGAAGAGCAATTTGCAAAAATTCAAGCACGTACTCTTGTGCGGAAGCGCTCAAGATCGGTACGTACCGCTTCACTCGGCGAGAATAGAACTCTGCAAGGCTGCCGTACGTGATCCGTCCGATCAAG GGGCAGCGTATCGCGAGATGGTGCAAAATATACTCTATCCCGTGATGTCGGCATCCGGTGTGAGTTTGGTCAGATACGATGTCCATCATGCGCTTCCACCGACAGCTAACGCTCTGATCGGTCGAGCAGCTCACATCGCCGTCCTTGACTCCGAGCTTTTCATCGAGAAATTTCTCCTCGTTGCTGGTCTCAAATATTTCAGATAA
- the LOC124953801 gene encoding uncharacterized protein LOC124953801 isoform X6: MSDLQATLEFSLELCKFYNVDLFQRGALQLNFAPTKGLHYHLPVLFDYFHLAAVSITIHACLVALHQPYIKKSILHYVQSCAPRGGKPWLQFKQTTANNENNATFGNVESTTRCVGSATRMQHARLVQQEVTRLLLAARESLLNDLADLARLLPSWQQRALELAQNTHKEITKMMDTEEADIAQLCAQNIVLWQHFLEAFSGREAVHQHLARIHHQLRVKRFAEGFFVLENPRMSAAGCYDANYQSYQAVSETARRSRYLASLPPLPVHCPELDGDLHSLPLIFEDQYADMQQRHRNSIPSMDDCSCGIAAILESRSMGIWSPRSEGAAQDIGAMQARFATSPSTLPARHSKSLDQLGPEMAPLQPRSSPKTLPRSVSTQLFPKQRGGIRNATPPATVPSRGGRPRSTVPSGNTLLPPSGQQQACSAPNPSLSSTPVIPLPRAKSTQMLVQNRQQVDPQSASIGSLLVAMFPELPSDTRLPGYRPSGKSCEQNLTVPSYIRTLDLAQLADCLNTESKSSQISEDFHSLDTRRIRLEPRSHRLLNRQGLTGNDQNNFPLGKSGANVDGLLREQQPLHTATLDRITYRGNGRKQAHQTGGKYNQTNGLESRRYHTIGKTGSGHGQRNREMQNSMNGTTLTSSHSLLMEPLYRVSNYSSTTTDSFFYRTNGTSGRTRDETDRPKRPKSTDRLVDEVERNECCEFRRERTKRKDERVTKSPRNGVTLSCYMEEKQQKRGQREKKTIESPNEPLYEVITLKVEPKRETRVERRRDKHGRRPHSAPVLDTERPPEDVRKCAHRNRKAAPPPPAYQDPAMAPLPKYRHPPPAPTTSVLEVENNNKIILKVEPIKSPIEISVTNGKTPSSEISSTGEQPPNVKRLRCASVPVAQNKIVVPRSAVSLPCMPIRDSKDSLSNNHPVIPNPLSPPSTRPSSPTTSSSSSNLTSECSGWVSSGDTSSSEQRRNARLSSEQLRQKLSKIVPRKKSPAKESSPIEHSYEEVRLPPPKMFQDEPPPPEEFRDPPVPIDNPLYHVYETVKRTRSPKRNKTAPCSPQRSRENAYGAGRDICLDCYQEGKELLQSTQDDLINFKKCKEEFKRQMSFSGRIYRERKEAQYRFHKRARSFGYGDLLTPSSIQPLRSNVPLSDYPSLASTLPYFHISDEYRLFSPEGAHLIVCVHGLDGNAADLRLVKTYLELGLPGAHLDFLMSEKNQGDTFSDFDTMTDRLVAEIRHHIEISGLNPTKVSFIGHSLGTIIIRSALTRPQLRPLLPRLHTFLSLSGPHLGTLYNTSGLVNAGMWFMQKWKKSGSLLQLAMKDAPDVRRSFMFRLSQKSNLQKFKHVLLCGSAQDRYVPLHSARIELCKAAVRDPSDQGAAYREMVQNILYPVMSASGVSLVRYDVHHALPPTANALIGRAAHIAVLDSELFIEKFLLVAGLKYFR; the protein is encoded by the exons CCTCGTGGCGCTTCATCAGCCGTACATCAA GAAGAGCATCCTGCATTATGTTCAGAGTTG CGCACCACGCGGTGGGAAGCCTTGGTTGCAGTTTAAACAGACGACAGCGAACAATGAGAATAACGCAACATTCGGGAACGTT GAAAGCACGACAAGGTGCGTCGGTTCGGCTACCAGGATGCAACACGCCAGGTTGGTACAACAGGAAGTGACGAGATTACTTTTAGCCGCTAGGGAATCCCTGTTGAACGATCTGGCCGATCTAGCGAGACTTTTACCTTCTTGGCAGCAAAGGGCACTCGAGCTTGCACAGAACACGCACAAAGAGATCACCAAG ATGATGGATACGGAAGAGGCAGATATAGCTCAACTATGCGCACAAAATATCGTCCTCTGGCAACACTTTCTGGAAGCTTTCTCTGGTCGCGAAGCTGTGCATCAACATCTCGCTAGGATTCATCATCAGTTGAGA GTCAAACGCTTCGCCGAGGGTTTCTTCGTATTGGAAAATCCAAGAATGTCGGCGGCGGGCTGTTACGACGCAAATTATCAATCGTATCAGGCTGTGAGCGAGACCGCACGAAGATCGCGTTATCTCGCCTCGCTGCCACCGTTGCCGGTACATTGCCCGGAATTGGACGGCGATCTTCATTCGTTGCCTTTAATATTCGAGGATCAATATGCCGACATGCAGCAGAGACACAGAAACAGTA TTCCCAGCATGGACGATTGCAGCTGTGGGATCGCCGCGATTTTGGAGTCCAGGTCTATGGGTATCTGGTCGCCGAGAAGCGAAGGTGCTGCGCAGGATATTGGAGCGATGCAGGCTCGTTTCGCGACCAGCCCTTCGACATTGCCGGCCAGGCATAGCAAGTCTCTCGATCAGCTGGGCCCCGAAATGGCGCCGTTGCAGCCAAGGTCGTCTCCTAAGACATTACCCAG ATCGGTCTCGACGCAATTATTTCCCAAACAACGTGGCGGAATTAGAAATGCGACCCCGCCAGCGACGGTTCCGTCGAGAGGAGGAAGGCCAAGGTCAACGGTACCGTCCGGCAACACCCTCTTACCACCGTCCGGACAGCAGCAGGCATGTTCGGCGCCAAATCCATCGTTGAGTTCCACTCCGGTGATACCTCTTCCTCGTGCCAAATCCACGCAGATGTTGGTGCAAAATCGGCAACAAGTCGATCCGCAATCCGCGTCCATCGGTTCGCTCCTTGTGGCGATGTTTCCCGAGCTACCGTCGGACACTCGACTCCCTGGCTATCGGCCGTCCGGTAAATCCTGCGAACAGAATCTAACGGTACCCTCCTATATCAGAACGTTGGACTTGGCCCAGCTGGCCGATTGCTTGAATACCGAGAGCAAATCTTCACAAATCTCCGAAG ACTTTCACTCTTTGGACACCAGGAGGATACGATTGGAGCCAAGGAGTCATCGATTGTTGAATCGCCAAGGTCTTACCGGCAACGATCAAAACAATTTTCCTCTTGGCAAGTCGGGTGCAAACGTTGATGGTTTATTGCGCGAACAACAGCCTCTTCACACGGCCACTCTCGACAGGATAACATATCGTGGAAATGGCAGAAAGCAGGCACATCAAACAGGTGGTAAATACAATCAAACGAACGGATTGGAATCACGACGTTATCACACAATCGGAAAAACTGGCTCGGGTCATGGACAACGCAATCGGGAAATGCAGAATTCGATGAACGGTACGACCCTGACGAGCAGTCATTCGTTGCTGATGGAACCGTTGTACAGAGTATCGAATTACTCCTCGACCACTACGGATTCGttcttttatcgaacgaacggCACCAGCGGCCGTACCCGCGACGAGACTGATCGACCAAAGAGACCAAAGAGTACCGACAGACTCGTCGATGAGGTTGAGAGGAACGAATGTTGCGAGtttaggagagagagaacgaaacggAAAGATGAGAGAGTGACAAAGTCACCACGAAACGGTGTAACTTTGTCTTGTTACATGGAGGAGAAACAGCAGAAGCGAGGTCAACGCGAAAAGAAAACTATCGAATCACCTAACGAGCCTCTCTACGAGGTAATTACGCTCAAGGTCGAACCAAAGAGGGAAACGCGCgttgaaagaagaagggataAGCACGGTAGGAGGCCACATTCCGCTCCCGTTCTCGACACCGAACGTCCACCCGAGGACGTTAGAAAGTGTGCGCATAGGAACAGGAAGGCCGCACCACCGCCTCCGGCTTATCAAGATCCGGCTATGGCACCTTTGCCCAAGTATCGTCATCCACCGCCAGCGCCTACGACCAGTGTCCTCGAAGTTGAGAACAACAATAAGATCATTCTGAAG GTTGAACCGATAAAGTCCCCGATCGAGATATCGGTTACGAACGGGAAAACGCCATCGTCCGAGATTTCAAGTACCGGTGAACAGCCGCCCAATGTGAAAAGACTGAGGTGTGCCAGCGTACCCGTGGCACAGAACAAAATCGTAGTCCCGCGTAGCGCCGTTTCGCTACCATGCATGCCGATACGCGATAGCAAAGATAGCCTTAGTAACAATCATCCCGTCATTCCAAATCCCCTTAGTCCGCCGTCCACTCGACCGAGTAGTCCTACGACGAGTTCGAGCTCTAGCAACTTGACGTCCGAGTGTTCTGGTTGGGTCAGCAGCGGCGACACGTCTAGCTCGGAACAAAGGCGTAACGCGAGATTGTCCAGCGAGCAGTTGCGTCAGAAGCTTTCCAAGATCGTACCGAGGAAAAAGAGTCCGGCAAAGGAGAGTAGTCCGATCGAACATTCTTACGAGGAAGTTAGATTGCCGCCACCCAAGATGTTCCAGGACGAGCCACCACCTCCCGAAGAGTTTCGTGATCCACCAGTCCCTATCGACAATCCTCTTTATCACGTTTACGAGACGGTAAAGAGAACTCGGAGTCCCAAGCGAAACAAGACGGCACCCTGTAGTCCTCAACGTAGTCGGGAAAATGCATACGGTGCTGGTAGGGACATCTGTTTGGATTGTTATCAAGAAGGCAAGGAACTTTTGCAGAGCACACAGGACGACTTgatcaattttaaaaaatgcaaGGAGGAGTTTAAGCGACAGATGAGCTTCTCTGGAAGGATTTATAG AGAACGCAAGGAAGCGCAGTATCGCTTCCATAAGCGTGCCCGTTCTTTCGGATACGGTGACCTTCTGACCCCGTCGTCGATTCAACCTCTAAGATCGAATGTGCCTCTTAGCGATTACCCGAGTCTGGCCTCGACCTTGCCGTATTTCCACATCAGCGACGAGTACCGACTCTTCTCGCCGGAAGGTGCTCATCTAATCGTTTGCGTACACGGGCTCGATGGTAATGCGGCTGATCTACGTCTCGTCAAGACTTATCTCGAATTGGGTCTACCTGGGGCACACTTGGACTTTCTCATGTCCGAAAAGAATCAA GGTGATACCTTTTCGGACTTTGACACGATGACGGATAGACTAGTAGCTGAGATTCGTCATCATATCGAAATATCGGGCTTGAATCCAACGAAAGTGAGCTTCATTGGGCACTCTCTGGGGACCATCATCATACGAAGTGCTCTAACGCGACCACAACTTCGGCCATTACTTCCTCGTTTGCATACCTTCCTTAGTTTAAGCGGACCTCATTTAGGCACTCTTTATAATACCAGTGGATTGGTTAATGCTG GTATGTGGTTCATgcaaaaatggaaaaagtcCGGATCGTTGCTCCAACTGGCGATGAAGGACGCGCCAGATGTCAGGCGTTCCTTCATGTTTCGTTTAAGTCAGAAGAGCAATTTGCAAAAATTCAAGCACGTACTCTTGTGCGGAAGCGCTCAAGATCGGTACGTACCGCTTCACTCGGCGAGAATAGAACTCTGCAAGGCTGCCGTACGTGATCCGTCCGATCAAG GGGCAGCGTATCGCGAGATGGTGCAAAATATACTCTATCCCGTGATGTCGGCATCCGGTGTGAGTTTGGTCAGATACGATGTCCATCATGCGCTTCCACCGACAGCTAACGCTCTGATCGGTCGAGCAGCTCACATCGCCGTCCTTGACTCCGAGCTTTTCATCGAGAAATTTCTCCTCGTTGCTGGTCTCAAATATTTCAGATAA